Part of the Anopheles coluzzii chromosome 3, AcolN3, whole genome shotgun sequence genome is shown below.
CTATGAATGTGAGGAAAAATTTAAAGCTGCGAAATGATGATGTCAACGATTTATTTATGACCAACAAAAacgtaattttaaaatttgtttcaGTAAGACAAGAGCAGGATAAGTTGATGATAGTTGGAAAAATGTTTTCCCGTATTTTCGAATATTTTGACGAGCACATTTCTTCCACAAAACTACATATATACTCTGTTTATAAAGATGATTTGAAAAATGACGAGGTTTTATTAGAATGCTCCGATGTCAAACTTAAATTTGCTAGAACTATCAAAGAAGCTGATGGAAATATGGTATTATTTCCATTATTAAATACACTCAATGACTAATACAAAATAACTTGATGagtgaataataaaaactattATAACTTGTTAACAAAACAtcgatttcatttattttgtacTGCATTGTATTGTATATATAAGAGTTCTAAGATATCACATGAATTAAGAGGCGAAATTCAATGAAGTGTAAAGTCAAAGGCTTTTAAACCTCAATTAAACTTAAAGATTCCTCAACTATTTGTTTGGTTGCATTCCTGCCGGCTTAGATAGTATGTAGCGTATCTCAATTTAAGGATGAAGAAATCTGCAACTTCACGGTCCCCTACTTTGGAAAGTTCAGTACTTCCTACAGTTTTAAACAAGTCTATTATTCCTTTATAATTTGACAAAGTGTACATTGctctttttcctcttccacTCCATGTCAGAAGGCAAAGAAATTTGGGTGTAAATAACGCTTTGAGCAGTTTCGACATCCTTTTTGTACTTATTGGCACGTTAATGTACCTTTGAACCCATGCAACAAACGTATTTTTATACTGATCATCGTTTTTAAGTCGCTCGTCAAGTTCAGTCAATGCTTCGCCACTGTCGATGGTATCAAACTCGAAATTTTCCAACACTTTTGGATCAACATTCGTTTGATTGGTCTGTGACGAGATTTGATTATACAGTGAAGCAAAAGTCGCTTCCATTCCGGCCATGCGTCGAAACATTGGTTCCATGAAACTATCCCTTTGTTCCTGGAATACGCTAGTAACTTCATCTAaaatcacaaataaaaaacaaattaccaTATATTCAAGTCACCCTTCGGACCCATATAAGTACCACGAATAAGCTGTCGTAATATGTTCTTGGTGATTAAGAATGGAGTATCGTCGGGATCTGAAATAAAGATGGAAGAACAAaccaaatattaaaaataaaacaaatatatttaacACATGCCttatttggttttttgtttctacgctCTGAATATGTTTGCTCATAATAAGTTGTATTGGCTGCTGTACAACAAGTTAATTAGGTCTATGAACtaaattttaattctttttcaCTCACCAAGCAAACCACCAGATAGTTCGGTATTAACCATTTGCAGACTCGGTTTGCTCGGACCTATAAAATGAGATAGATTACcacaattataattaaaacatgtttcaatTTGCTTACCCGGAGTAGCGTAAGATGTTTTGGAATGCTGTTTTAGTTTGCTATACTCTGAATGGAAAACATATTATTTGTCACGAATGTAACGAACTCATATTTAAAGAAGGTGTCGTCAATTAACCTACCCATAATATCTCCTGACGTTTCCAAAGCCGTTTGTTGGATTGATTTACTATAACCTATGCAGGAAGAATATGGTCATTACAAAGCGTACGAAATTggttaaaataaaacttacTCGGCGTAGCTCCAGcagtctttaaaaaaatagtttgctgtgtatgtgtgacggGATCTGGTTTTCCAGCAGACTTTTTAACATCTAATGGCTGTTGTACAGGTTTGCTAGTACCTGCAAAAAAGATAACGATTATTAAAAAGGTTGAGGGAAGGGTGTTCATGAATCTCACTTGGAGTAGCTCCAGcagtctttaaaaaaatagtttgctgtgtttgtgtaacgGGATGTGGCTTTCCAGCAGACTTTTTAACATCTAATGGCTGTTGTACAGGTTTGCTAGTACCTGCAAAAAAGATAACGATTATTAAAAAGGTTGAGGGAAGGGTGTTCATGAATCTCACTTGGAGTAGCTCCAGcagtctttaaaaaaatagtttgctgtgtatgtgtgacggGATCTGGTTTTCCAGCAGACTTTTTAACATCTAATGGCTGTTGTACAGGTTTGGTAGTACCTGCGAAAAAGATAACGATTATTTCAAAAGGTTGAGGGAAGGGTGTTCATGAATCTTACATGGAGTAGCTCCAgcagtttttaaaaaaatagtttgctgtgtttgtgtggagcctgtaagaaaaaaagtacTGTTAATAACGAAGTAAGATAAAGGATCTTGAAATAACTCACTCGGATTAGCATATAATGGTTTCGCACATACAGTTTGATCCAGATTGACAGCACCTGCATGGAAACGATAAAATTACTCATGAACGTAAGAACGAATTCTCCATTACACTCACCACAAATAGTGCCACGAATTTCTAGTTTTTGTCCATTtggaaaaacaatataattctTCATTGTCCCAGATGGTTGctctttttgctgctttttagCGTTTCCAGAATCTGTATAAAAGCAACATCGAAGCAACATAACGCAAATTAATTACAAAGTTTAAGAATGGTGAAAATCGAACTATAACATTTAAATACATACCAagtgttgtttcttcttcttcttcaaaatTTCTTAGCATGCTTAAGGGCCGCTTACCAGGATTCCCATTTTCGTCTACGATGcttacgtttttgtttttgttttccatatcTGTGAACAATAATGAAACATTACCATCGCATCATGAAAGTGGTAAACACAATATTAATTTCTATATGTAGCAACGTAACACACTCGTATTCGATCCAGACCAATAGATAAATGAGAACGCCGACTGTAGCGAAAGGCCCTACTTGATGTCGTCGATGAATCGAATACCAGCAGCGCCACGgtaagtttaattaaaaaaagtctaacctctctctctcttctctcacACAGGCCAAGTATCAAAAGAGTACGAGAGTACACGATGGCATACGAATACACACAACACGCAATGGCACACAACGGGAGCACACGGTGGAATACcaatacacaacaacaacacgaaaTGAAATGGTACACAAGTGTGGGGGACAATATCACCTACTTTTTTTTAGCCAAACGATCCACAGTCAAATAGGGCTTCTTTCACCcacatttttgacagcaagCGCTCCCCCGCCCTTCGTTATGAATGTCAATTTGGACTGTTTTTCCACACTCACTCCACACTCACAGTGAGGGCTCAGATGACACTCGGGTGAGCCTGAATTTTGacactggtgctgctggtgtatGGTGCAACCGCTCCCCGACCCAGTTTGAGCGCGAGCAtcatcaaaacaatcattgcTAGCCGGTCCCACAGCACAAATTTTACATCCAGGGGGTTAGCATCGGATAAATCAGAAATATTTACTCATTTGCTAGGTTATGCTGCATTGTTTATAGTTTCGCGATGGCTACGAACGGAATAAATGAAGCTCGCACCTCTATCAGGTAAGGAAAAGTGGGAAGCAAATGAAGTGTTTGGATGCTCTTGACCAACTCTAACATGCCTTCGGTGAATTCTTTCCGCAGCTGCGAAAACATTCCGGAACTGTTTCTGGACAAACTCACTGCCAAGATGCACTTTAGTCAGTTTGGCAAAATCAAACGATTCATACTGCGGCCAAATCGGTTATCGTGCACGGTCGAGTACGAGCAGCCAGAGTCTGCCCAGCAAGCCCTGGAGAGGGGTGGACAGTTCAAGAACGTGTCTTTTAGCATCTACTGGACGGACCTCAAACCTCCATCGGTAAACGACAACGGTAAGGCGGGCGGTTCACTCGATCTGGACGTGCAAATGGAACTGGAAGCAATCGACAATGTGAGATCACCTTCACAAAGTAAGTCCGTCCGGAACTATGCACGAGTTTATGAAATGTGCGTCGAACTCAAAGCTTCGTGTTTTCTATTTTAGATTTGTTGGCGTATTATAAGGGTGGTGAGCAACGCACTGCTCCCCCGGTCACAAACAACCGGCCGACTCTTGCGAAACTTTCGATGCCAGTCTCGGCACGCAACGAAACGGATCCTAAGATTGGGCAGGCTCGTATGGAGCTTGAAACGTTGGCCAACAAACCGGCATTTTCGGCAGAGGAGCGATGCAGAGTGCTGGAGGCAAAGGATCGATACATTCGTCTCACCACGGAACGTACGACGGACATCCGGAAGGCGAAGAACATCGTGGGCACCTGCCCGGATATGTGTCCGGAGAAGGAGCGCTACCTGCGTGAGTGGAAGTGTATGGTGCCTTCGTACGAAAGACAACCTGGCGGCGGTGCACAGATAGATCACGTGAAAGCCATCAAACAATACTCCCGGAGCTCGGCCGATCAGGAGCTGCCACTTCCGCACGAACTACGCTCGCAGCAGGCCCTTGGACGGACGATGCACTTCCTGCTGACTCATCTGGCCGATCTGTGCAATGACGACGAGGGCGAAGGAGGAGGCAACGTAAGCGACTGGTTCCATTACATCTGGGACCGGACACGTGGCATCCGGAAGGACATCACGCAGCAGGATCTGTGCTCAGCCACTGTGGTTGAGTTGGTGGAACAGTGCACTCGCTTCCACATACATTGTGCCGCCCGGCTAGTTTCGGAGGATCCGTCGGTGTTTGACCAGAAGATCAACACCGAAAACATGACGAAATGCTTGCAGACACTCAAGTACATGTACACCGATCTGGGCCAGCGCGGTCAACGCTGTCCGGCGGAGGCAGAGTTCCGTGCGTACATGGTGCTGCTGTACCTGAACGATGGCAACTTCTTGTGGGAGCTACGCCAGCTGCCGGAGGCCATTATTCATTCCAAGGAGATTCAATTTGCCCTGTCCGTTTACTTTGCGCTGGAGGAGAACAATTTTGTGCGCTTCTTCCAACTCGTCCGGTCGACCACGTACATGAACGCATGCATCTTGCTGCGCTACTTCACGCAGGTACGCCAGAAAGCACTTGAAATTCTACGCAAAGCGTACGCAGTACGCTCCACGGCTTCATTCTCCCTGGAGTACATGACGCGTATCCTCGGGTTCGAAGATGAAGAGCAAGCGGAAGCCTTCTTCGACCACTATGGCATCATGATAGACCAAACAACCGATATGGTGTTGTTCGAGCCGCGACAGATGAACTTCTACCAGCCGGAGCTGCCATTTCCTACCTCCCGTGCTGTCCGGTTGGTCGAAAGCAAACGTACCGTGTCGGTTGGAGAAGCCATCTGCGGGCGCCCTCTGGAGCAGTGGGAACTGCAGCTTCCGATGGTGCAACCACCGAACGATAGCTTCGATGAAAGTGGATGCCTAAAGGAGGAGGTTCTTCAGAATGTGTTTGCGGATCGCAGGCTGTCACAAGAAAAAAGTGAATCACGTGTTCAAAAGCCGCAGCCTGTAAAGGACGACCGAGAGCTGCACGCAATAGAGGAGGGCAAGCTGGACAGCATGGAGCCGGATGCGCCCAATGAATCGATGGCGGATGATAGGTTATTCAAAGTGCCTTCGCCTACGACAGTAGTACCACGGTTGTCTCCCCGTGCTCGTACGCCACCAACCAAGCCAGTTCCTGCGCCGTTTCCAGCGGAACAAAATGCAACACCCGCACTACCTCCACCTGTCTTTGGCACAATAGGAGCCAAGACTGCGCCGAGCAGCGTTGAAACTGCAGGCTTTAAAACCTCAACTGAAGCTCCATCGTCGTTTTCATTTGCCAACGCATTTGCGAAGCCTGTTTTTGGAACGCCGCCATCAACTGGCAACGCACCAGCGACATCATCCGTCGCGGAAGGTGGTTCCCTTTTCGGTGCATTTAAATCCACTCCGATACCGATGGCAGGCGGCAATCTGTTTGGAGGGGTTAGTAATGTAGCGGGGAGTCAAAGCGACAGTACGGATCGTGTAACTATGTCCTGGGTGAATCCACCGCAGAACACGGCGATAACACCGGCCGGACAGAAGCGCGCATTTCACGGAGCAGTTAAAGATACGTCCCCAGCCAAACCTCCAGCACCGGTCACTGTTTCGGGCACATCCTTCTTCCAGGCTAAACCAGCTGAGCTTCTTCCATCATCGAATTCCAGCGGTGGATCCTTGTTCGGTTCAGCGAACAGCTTCGGAGGCACAGCGCTGTTCGGGAAAGCTCCCTCTATGCCAGCTGCATTTGGTTCTTCTCCTGCGCTAACTGCAGGTTTCTTCCAACAGCCACTCAAAGAAAGAAACGACAACAGAGAGAATGTCGGTATTCCGGTCGAGCGCAAAGAACCGAACGTCGACGCAGAGATTGAGAAGCAGcgtgaaaaattaaaacaagaggaagaaaaacgaaagcaGGAAAAACTACTCGAGGAGCGGAAACAGGCTGTTGAGCGGGCAAGTACTGTGGAGCTGGAGAAGCTGATAGATTTGGTCGTGGAAGAGCTCGTTCCTGAAATTGCAGAAGCTGCCCTGGATCGACAAAAACGCATACAGCGCACTGCAGTGGACGTGTTTAACGAGTTGGTAGCAGAACTACTAACCTCACACGTGACCAAGACCGCCGAGCAGGAGATTGAGCGTGTGGAACGACTGCGAGCGGCTCGGGTTAGGAAGCTGAGCATGAAGTACTTCCACCGCTGGCACCGCAATGCCAAGAGTGCGGCGAGATGGCGTCGATTGATGCGAACCGTGCCACCGTCATTCGTTAACGGGAGTATCAGGATGGATGAACTGCCCCGGTGTGACCAATTGCGCCCCTTCCTGAATGCTCGTTGCACTGGTTCTAAACGTAGTGTAGATTCGGTGCTTCAAGACGAGTCAGTGCTTCGCGAGGTGTTCCTGTTCGATGCTTTCCCGGAGCGAAAGCTCATCGATCCGTTCGTGCAGCTCGAAGGAATGATCAATCAGCTGCAACAAATGCAAGTTTCGACTCGCATTCTTGGCATTGCTGAGCCGATCTACTGGAAGCTGGTCCTGTCGCTACCGGTTGAGGGTGAGGAAGGTTCGGCCGGGTTTCCGAGCTTCGTCAAACGCTGGCTGGAGTGCTGTGCGTTTCGAAAGGAAAACAGAGAGGAAAATCATTCGTACTTTTATTTAGCTAAAAGATCACCGCCATCCAAACAGATGCTGGGCACAAAAACTCATACTAAAGGAGATGGGAGCCAGGGACAGCGTGCCATCTGTATGCGGTTACTGCAGGGACAATCGCTAATCAGCGAAAAGGATACCGACCGTGCCGAAGGGTGTGTCCTCACGGACGGAGTGTTATTTTTCCTGAGCGATCGTTGCCAAATCGAACAAGCTCGGAATCGATTGAAGAGCATTTTGACAAAGTGTGGCAGTCATCAGCCAAGCATAGCTGTCATTCTTTACTGTCCCAGCACTGTGGGCGCGGAGAGTAGTCTAGTGTCCGTGGACAGCTTCGAACAGAATCTCGGACTGGCGGCAGGAATAGTGAAACGATGGCGAGTGTTTCTTTGGAGCAGAGGAACCGAAAACGATACTCTGAGGGAGGCCGTACACTATCTTGCCCACTGTTACCGAGCCCAAATGCAGTTTGAGCCGCCGCGCTACGAGGAACGGTTAGAGATGCGTCCATTGAACGACTTTCTGGAGCGTTGCGTTGGCTCGGAGCTGTGGTTTCGGTTCGACAAATCATGCCGTCAATCGAGAGGATACCTCTTGGCTGGGAAAAATGCCAATGCAATCGTTGAGCTGTACAACACGGCCATCAGCAAGGTTCAAGCTATGGTAAGCCAAGATCTAAATCAATTCGTTCGATTGCCGGAAGAGTTCGGCAAGCTGCGCGATCAAGCTTCGGTTGCAACGACACGAACCAATCTTCTGCCCTTACCGGAAGCCTATTTCCCGCCAGATTGGAATGACTCGAAGCGCAAGAACCAGCTGATTCAGTTGCTGAAACCGCTCAAACTTCACCCATTGCCGGACAGTCTGCTCGCTGCCATTGATCGAGCAGCACAAGCATCGACCAGTCAAGGTGTTGCCATCGATGTGGCAGAACTACGCAAGGAGCTAAACGAATACTTGTCCAGCTATCGTGTGCCGTTGGCTGAAAATCCACATGAGCTTAGTGCACTCACGCAACAGTTTCTGCAGGGCATAGCCTCACAGCTGGCCGGTTATGCTTATAACACGGAAACCCGACCAACGGAACGATTCGGCGAGAATGTTCGTCGTTGCTATTGGGTGCCACTGCTAGCATTGATTTCGGAGACTATTCTGCGTGTGCTGCTAAAGCGTGCCGAGGGAGGATCGAGCAATGGCCTACCGCACGAGGTATGCTATCGGCGTATTGATTTCCTGCACCACACTGAGACGGTTTGGTGGAAAGCTCAACTACAGCAGATACAAAAGGAAGCACTTGGATCGATAGAAGCATCACGAAGCAACACACCGGACACTTTCGCATTGTCACCACCGTCAAGCTCAACCACCAGCGCACAAGATCGCAAGCGAGCGCATACAGAGCTGGCACACCACAACGAGAGCAATACAAGCCTCAACTCTGTTGTCAGCGGTAGTGACACTAGCTTCAGTGATAGCATTCGAAGCGCGAACTTCCACAAACGGCCCAAGATAGTGAATGGCGTGATATACAGCCGGGAAATCGTCGATGATGTAATTGCGCAGGGTATGCGAGCATTAGTCCGTGCTGAGGAAATGCTCAGTCAAAAGCAAAACCACGCCACCGAACTGCAGCGGATATTCAAACCGCTCGAGACAACAATACAGGAGGTAGAGCAAACCTGTAGAAACATCCAATATAAACATGGCAGCAGAGCATCGAAGTAAGGACACTGGATGTCAAAGTAAGGTAGGATGCGCGAtttgtctcttttttgttggcatgtattttgaccttttttttacttttattggCAGGGCGACGACAATAGCTGACGCCATCGTGTTCACTACCAAGATTTTTCGCATATTTCTACCCTTGATATTGGCAAGGGAACGAGGGCAATGTACgacagttttttgttgcataGAAGTAATCGATTAAGCTTagtaagttttgttttaattaccaATTTAAGTACGACCACAGTTTGGCACCACAGCACGGTTGGTCGTACATGTCGGCGGGTAAATCAATAAGCCACTCAATCAATAGACAAGCAGACGCGCAGAGTCACGATGTAAGCAGGCAAAAACCACACTACATTTGATAAAGTAATTGTATCTGATATGTTAAGctataaataaatttgataCAATATTTGATGTAACTTTTAAAACTATTTGACTGTTCTTTGTTTAACCCCCCAATAGATCATCATCCAAGTTCTAGGGTAGCTTAAGTTTTATTATATCTAGAACCACTTCCTTGTCACTCCACTAGGCACCGTAAGCTTCCGAATTCCACTTCCTGTCACAGGCCGTTACGCGCGAACGCCTCAAATTGGCTAGAAAAGTTTCAGATAACTGCTTTATCTTAACGTTCATTACCACGCTTTGTGATTTATAATGGCCTTAATGTTTGCTTAATTAATGCagtgtaatttatttatttatgttaatttaatttcgccCCCCAACATAACAAGCTCTCCATGTTTAGTTTTATCACGCGCCACAAACCGATCACAAACAGTGACAGTGTAATGCTAACAGGGCGAACGGGACCTGGGCTGGGACCTTCTACTCGGCGCGTCTAACTCTAATAAGCCGCTACCAATGTTTCACCTCCGATAAGCGAGTTCTTGCCACCCACGCGCTGTCGAGAACTGCAATCTTTTAATGGGTGTTTTTTAGGCTCACATTGTTTTACAAGCTGGAAAGGGTAGctaattaaaaattgtttcatatttttatgccATTTGCAGCAACAAGTTGTATCGTTTCGTCAAACATGGTTGGGATTTGTAAATACCAACAAT
Proteins encoded:
- the LOC120948062 gene encoding uncharacterized protein LOC120948062 — protein: MEYSKLKQHSKTSYATPGPSKPSLQMVNTELSGGLLDPDDTPFLITKNILRQLIRDEVTSVFQEQRDSFMEPMFRRMAGMEATFASLYNQISSQTNQTNVDPKVLENFEFDTIDSGEALTELDERLKNDDQYKNTFVAWVQRYINVPISTKRMSKLLKALFTPKFLCLLTWSGRGKRAMYTLSNYKGIIDLFKTVGSTELSKVGDREVADFFILKLRYATYYLSRQECNQTNS
- the LOC120954603 gene encoding uncharacterized protein LOC120954603, producing the protein MATNGINEARTSISCENIPELFLDKLTAKMHFSQFGKIKRFILRPNRLSCTVEYEQPESAQQALERGGQFKNVSFSIYWTDLKPPSVNDNGKAGGSLDLDVQMELEAIDNVRSPSQNLLAYYKGGEQRTAPPVTNNRPTLAKLSMPVSARNETDPKIGQARMELETLANKPAFSAEERCRVLEAKDRYIRLTTERTTDIRKAKNIVGTCPDMCPEKERYLREWKCMVPSYERQPGGGAQIDHVKAIKQYSRSSADQELPLPHELRSQQALGRTMHFLLTHLADLCNDDEGEGGGNVSDWFHYIWDRTRGIRKDITQQDLCSATVVELVEQCTRFHIHCAARLVSEDPSVFDQKINTENMTKCLQTLKYMYTDLGQRGQRCPAEAEFRAYMVLLYLNDGNFLWELRQLPEAIIHSKEIQFALSVYFALEENNFVRFFQLVRSTTYMNACILLRYFTQVRQKALEILRKAYAVRSTASFSLEYMTRILGFEDEEQAEAFFDHYGIMIDQTTDMVLFEPRQMNFYQPELPFPTSRAVRLVESKRTVSVGEAICGRPLEQWELQLPMVQPPNDSFDESGCLKEEVLQNVFADRRLSQEKSESRVQKPQPVKDDRELHAIEEGKLDSMEPDAPNESMADDRLFKVPSPTTVVPRLSPRARTPPTKPVPAPFPAEQNATPALPPPVFGTIGAKTAPSSVETAGFKTSTEAPSSFSFANAFAKPVFGTPPSTGNAPATSSVAEGGSLFGAFKSTPIPMAGGNLFGGVSNVAGSQSDSTDRVTMSWVNPPQNTAITPAGQKRAFHGAVKDTSPAKPPAPVTVSGTSFFQAKPAELLPSSNSSGGSLFGSANSFGGTALFGKAPSMPAAFGSSPALTAGFFQQPLKERNDNRENVGIPVERKEPNVDAEIEKQREKLKQEEEKRKQEKLLEERKQAVERASTVELEKLIDLVVEELVPEIAEAALDRQKRIQRTAVDVFNELVAELLTSHVTKTAEQEIERVERLRAARVRKLSMKYFHRWHRNAKSAARWRRLMRTVPPSFVNGSIRMDELPRCDQLRPFLNARCTGSKRSVDSVLQDESVLREVFLFDAFPERKLIDPFVQLEGMINQLQQMQVSTRILGIAEPIYWKLVLSLPVEGEEGSAGFPSFVKRWLECCAFRKENREENHSYFYLAKRSPPSKQMLGTKTHTKGDGSQGQRAICMRLLQGQSLISEKDTDRAEGCVLTDGVLFFLSDRCQIEQARNRLKSILTKCGSHQPSIAVILYCPSTVGAESSLVSVDSFEQNLGLAAGIVKRWRVFLWSRGTENDTLREAVHYLAHCYRAQMQFEPPRYEERLEMRPLNDFLERCVGSELWFRFDKSCRQSRGYLLAGKNANAIVELYNTAISKVQAMVSQDLNQFVRLPEEFGKLRDQASVATTRTNLLPLPEAYFPPDWNDSKRKNQLIQLLKPLKLHPLPDSLLAAIDRAAQASTSQGVAIDVAELRKELNEYLSSYRVPLAENPHELSALTQQFLQGIASQLAGYAYNTETRPTERFGENVRRCYWVPLLALISETILRVLLKRAEGGSSNGLPHEVCYRRIDFLHHTETVWWKAQLQQIQKEALGSIEASRSNTPDTFALSPPSSSTTSAQDRKRAHTELAHHNESNTSLNSVVSGSDTSFSDSIRSANFHKRPKIVNGVIYSREIVDDVIAQGMRALVRAEEMLSQKQNHATELQRIFKPLETTIQEVEQTCRNIQYKHGSRASK